From one [Ruminococcus] lactaris ATCC 29176 genomic stretch:
- the spoIIAB gene encoding anti-sigma F factor encodes MRDTNEMEIQFDSKSCNEGFARVAVAAFLTQMNPTVEEVADVKTAVSEAVTNAIIHGYEKRKGKIRIFCRILENQFFMEVSDKGKGILNVEEAMQPMYTTKPEEDRSGMGFAFMEAFMDEVKVKSEPEKGTCVRMKKIIGKGRELWTTQSL; translated from the coding sequence ATGAGGGACACAAATGAAATGGAGATTCAGTTTGACAGTAAATCCTGCAATGAAGGATTTGCGAGAGTGGCAGTCGCAGCATTTCTGACACAGATGAATCCGACGGTGGAGGAAGTTGCGGATGTAAAGACGGCAGTTTCGGAGGCAGTGACCAATGCCATCATTCACGGATATGAAAAGCGGAAGGGAAAGATCCGTATTTTCTGTCGGATCTTGGAAAATCAATTTTTTATGGAAGTATCAGACAAAGGAAAAGGAATCCTGAATGTTGAAGAGGCGATGCAGCCTATGTATACGACAAAACCGGAAGAAGATCGTTCCGGGATGGGATTTGCGTTTATGGAAGCATTTATGGATGAGGTGAAAGTAAAATCGGAACCGGAAAAAGGAACGTGCGTCAGGATGAAAAAGATCATCGGAAAAGGACGGGAACTATGGACCACACAATCTCTCTGA
- the sigF gene encoding RNA polymerase sporulation sigma factor SigF: protein MDHTISLIRKSHHGDKEAREQLVKENVGLVWCVVKRFYGRGAEPEDLFQIGSIGLLKAIDKFDLSYDVQFSTYAVPMISGEIRRFLRDDGMIKVSRSLKKLSYKCGKKKEELTERMGREPTMEELATSLGTEKEELVQAMEAATEVESIYRPIHQEGDSQLSILDRLEEKSRPEEHLLNRMMLSQILDGLDKEERQLIYLRYFQEKTQAAVGEILGISQVQVSRMEKKILERMRKQM from the coding sequence ATGGACCACACAATCTCTCTGATCAGAAAATCTCACCATGGGGATAAAGAAGCGAGAGAACAACTGGTAAAAGAAAATGTAGGTCTGGTGTGGTGTGTGGTAAAGAGATTTTATGGGAGAGGTGCAGAGCCGGAAGATTTATTTCAGATCGGGAGCATCGGACTGTTAAAAGCGATCGATAAATTTGATCTTTCTTATGATGTTCAGTTTTCGACGTATGCAGTACCTATGATATCAGGAGAGATCCGCCGGTTTTTAAGGGATGACGGAATGATAAAAGTGAGTCGTTCTTTAAAGAAACTTTCGTATAAATGTGGAAAGAAAAAGGAAGAACTGACTGAGCGGATGGGAAGAGAACCAACGATGGAGGAACTGGCGACATCGCTTGGGACGGAAAAAGAAGAACTTGTCCAGGCAATGGAGGCGGCAACGGAGGTAGAGTCGATCTACAGGCCGATCCATCAGGAGGGAGATTCGCAACTGAGCATTCTGGACAGGCTGGAAGAAAAAAGCAGACCGGAAGAACATCTTCTGAACCGGATGATGCTGTCTCAGATTTTAGACGGACTGGACAAGGAGGAACGACAGTTGATCTATCTGAGGTATTTTCAGGAAAAGACACAGGCAGCAGTGGGGGAGATTCTGGGGATTTCACAGGTTCAGGTGTCGAGAATGGAAAAGAAAATACTGGAGCGGATGAGAAAGCAGATGTGA
- a CDS encoding stage V sporulation protein AA translates to MASESVTVYLKGDRNVEVTKQDVTLGDILEIECADKLLQSKIRVLKILRIREEKEQRFVISLLKIIDLIHERYPKVEIRNLGESDVIVTYENQKTSPMIWHLLKTAVVTVIIFCGSAFSIMAFNNDVDVSKLFGQIYELVIGKESNGFTILEIMYSVGLVVGILIFFNHFGKKRFTVDPTPMEVQMRQYENDIQTTLVEDAARRKKEIDLENGGGK, encoded by the coding sequence ATGGCATCTGAATCTGTGACCGTTTATCTGAAAGGTGACCGGAATGTAGAAGTGACAAAGCAGGATGTGACACTGGGAGATATTCTGGAAATTGAATGTGCAGATAAGCTGCTGCAGTCCAAAATCCGGGTTTTGAAAATTCTCAGGATCCGAGAAGAAAAGGAACAGCGTTTTGTAATCTCTCTTTTAAAAATCATAGATCTCATCCATGAGCGGTATCCGAAAGTAGAAATACGGAATCTTGGAGAGAGTGACGTGATCGTAACATATGAAAATCAGAAGACATCACCAATGATCTGGCATCTTCTGAAAACCGCAGTGGTAACAGTCATTATTTTTTGCGGATCAGCATTTTCAATCATGGCATTTAACAATGATGTGGATGTATCGAAACTGTTCGGACAGATCTATGAACTGGTTATAGGAAAAGAATCGAATGGCTTTACGATCCTGGAGATCATGTATTCCGTCGGACTGGTAGTTGGAATCCTTATTTTCTTTAATCATTTCGGAAAAAAACGGTTTACGGTAGATCCGACTCCCATGGAAGTACAGATGCGTCAGTATGAGAATGATATTCAGACGACGCTGGTGGAAGATGCTGCGAGAAGAAAGAAGGAAATTGACCTGGAAAATGGAGGAGGAAAATGA
- a CDS encoding stage V sporulation protein AB, translating into MWAGQIFLGILGMSAGVVVAGGLFSFIVELGVISDFADRTHTANRILLYEDAVSAGAILGNVFQIFRIGIPGQSVLLAFFGLFAGIFVGCWSMALAEILNVFPIFMRRARIVRYAAVFILMLALGKGIGAGLFFWKGW; encoded by the coding sequence ATGTGGGCAGGGCAGATTTTTCTCGGTATTCTGGGGATGAGTGCAGGCGTTGTCGTGGCAGGAGGCTTATTTTCTTTTATTGTAGAACTCGGGGTGATTTCGGATTTTGCAGACCGCACCCATACTGCAAACCGCATCCTGCTTTATGAGGATGCGGTTTCAGCCGGGGCAATCCTTGGAAATGTCTTTCAGATCTTTCGGATTGGAATTCCCGGACAGTCCGTGCTGTTGGCATTTTTCGGACTATTTGCCGGGATTTTTGTCGGCTGCTGGTCGATGGCACTTGCAGAGATCCTGAATGTATTTCCAATCTTTATGAGACGTGCCAGGATCGTCCGGTATGCAGCAGTCTTTATTCTGATGCTGGCACTGGGAAAAGGAATCGGTGCAGGACTCTTTTTCTGGAAAGGTTGGTAA
- a CDS encoding MATE family efflux transporter, producing MELKLSEHFTYKKLILYVLPCVAMMILTSVYSIVDGFFVSNYAGKNAFAAVNLIMPVLMGVSSLGFMIGTGGSALVAFYLGLKNPKKANEVFSMLIELILLGASIIAFLGFIFMPQIVSLLGASDLIREDAILYGRILLLSEPFFMLQNSFQSFLATAGKQKLGLRISILAGLTNVILDFTLVGILKFGITGAAVATCASEFVGGFIPLIYFLHKNNSGLLLRPAAFDWKSIRKACGNGSSEMLSNLSTSLVSVIYNFQLMHAAAENGIAAYGVVMYASFIATSIYLGYAIGINPIVGYHYGADNKSELHNLLTKSLRITGVTALSITLLSELLALPIARLFVGYDLVLCKMTRTGFMLYAISYLFSGFNIFGSAFFTGLNNGKISAIISTLRTLVIQTLALLILPIFFGLNGIWCAITAAEFLTLIVTGSFLLQEKKKYHY from the coding sequence ATGGAACTGAAACTTTCTGAACATTTTACTTATAAAAAACTGATCCTCTATGTCCTCCCCTGCGTTGCCATGATGATCCTGACTTCTGTTTACAGTATTGTTGACGGATTCTTCGTATCAAATTATGCCGGCAAGAATGCATTTGCAGCAGTAAATCTGATCATGCCTGTCCTGATGGGCGTTTCTTCTCTGGGATTTATGATCGGAACAGGTGGCAGTGCATTGGTAGCCTTTTATCTTGGTCTGAAAAATCCTAAAAAAGCAAATGAAGTCTTTTCCATGCTCATAGAACTTATTCTTCTCGGGGCATCCATCATCGCTTTTTTGGGCTTTATCTTTATGCCGCAGATCGTTTCTCTGCTTGGTGCAAGCGATCTGATCCGGGAAGATGCAATCCTGTATGGACGGATTCTTCTTCTTTCTGAACCATTTTTTATGCTTCAGAACAGTTTCCAGAGTTTCCTCGCCACTGCCGGGAAACAAAAACTCGGACTTCGGATCTCGATCCTTGCAGGACTCACCAATGTTATACTTGACTTTACACTGGTCGGGATCTTAAAGTTTGGAATTACCGGTGCTGCAGTTGCAACCTGTGCCAGCGAATTTGTCGGAGGCTTTATCCCGCTGATCTATTTTCTTCATAAAAATAACAGCGGACTGCTTCTGCGTCCCGCTGCCTTTGACTGGAAAAGTATCCGCAAAGCCTGTGGAAATGGATCTTCGGAAATGTTATCCAACCTGTCCACCTCCCTGGTATCGGTGATCTATAACTTCCAACTGATGCATGCTGCTGCCGAAAATGGAATCGCTGCCTACGGAGTGGTCATGTATGCCTCTTTTATCGCAACTTCCATCTACCTTGGATATGCTATCGGGATCAATCCCATCGTCGGATATCATTACGGGGCAGATAATAAGTCTGAACTCCATAATCTGCTGACAAAGAGTCTGCGGATCACAGGAGTTACTGCACTTTCCATTACACTGCTTTCCGAACTGCTGGCTCTTCCGATCGCCCGTCTGTTCGTAGGATATGATCTTGTTCTGTGCAAAATGACACGGACCGGCTTTATGCTTTATGCAATTTCCTATCTGTTCAGCGGATTTAATATTTTCGGATCAGCATTTTTCACCGGACTGAATAATGGGAAAATTTCTGCGATCATTTCCACCCTACGTACTTTGGTGATCCAGACACTCGCACTGCTGATCCTCCCGATATTTTTCGGTCTCAACGGTATCTGGTGTGCAATTACGGCAGCAGAATTTCTCACGCTGATCGTAACTGGCTCTTTCCTGCTTCAGGAAAAGAAAAAGTATCATTATTAA
- a CDS encoding MarR family winged helix-turn-helix transcriptional regulator has product MTIQKTLQKDSVLIGQLELYNRLWKEQDDIWQKAARKSSLPRTSYWILYTIVVTSPAPLSQADLCEKWYFPRQTVNSAVKKLVSDGLVSLFTQKGSGNIKYLRLTPKGEELAAAYVAPLVQADIHSFSAFSAEERSLLLKLMQQQLTSLKEYSEQLWN; this is encoded by the coding sequence ATGACTATACAAAAGACTCTGCAAAAGGACTCCGTCCTCATCGGACAACTGGAACTCTATAACCGGCTTTGGAAAGAACAGGATGATATCTGGCAGAAAGCTGCCCGCAAATCCAGTCTTCCACGCACTTCTTACTGGATTTTATATACGATTGTCGTAACTTCACCGGCACCGCTGAGTCAGGCAGATCTTTGTGAAAAATGGTATTTTCCACGTCAGACCGTAAATTCAGCCGTGAAAAAACTGGTTTCCGATGGACTGGTCTCACTTTTCACGCAAAAAGGATCTGGAAATATCAAATACCTCCGGCTCACACCAAAGGGAGAAGAACTTGCCGCAGCTTATGTTGCCCCACTGGTACAGGCAGACATCCACTCTTTTTCTGCTTTTTCAGCGGAGGAACGCAGCCTTCTCCTGAAGCTCATGCAGCAACAACTCACCTCATTAAAGGAGTATTCTGAACAATTATGGAACTGA
- a CDS encoding insulinase family protein: protein MSIYDLTAYEVLQQEDLSDLKSKGTLLKHKKSGARVLLMENDDENKVFTIGFRTPPSDSTGVPHIMEHSVLCGSREFPVKDPFVELVKGSLNTFLNAMTYPDKTVYPVASCNDKDFQNLMHVYMDAVFYPDIYKQDKTFRQEGWSYKLDDPDGELTISGVVYNEMKGAYSSPEGVLDRVIQSSLFTDTTYAVDSGGDPEVIPQLTYEQFLDFHRKYYHPSNSYIYLYGDMDMEEKLRWLDEKYLSHFENEPVDSEIHLQKPFTEMREVVQNYSITSEESEEDNTYLSYNKVVGTSLDEKLYLAFEILDYALLSAPGAPLKKALIDAGIGKDVSGSFDSGIYQPVFSIVAKNANVEQKEAFISTIEDTLRKIAEEGIDKKALRAGINYHEFRFREADFGSYPRGLMYGLQLFDSWLYDEEKPFIHMKAIPTFEFLKEQVETGYFEELIREYILDNPHGSIVIIRPEQGMTARMDKELADRLQAYKEGLSAEEIAALVKATKELEAYQEEESAPEDLAKIPVLGREDISREIAPIYNEERQTDGVKLLYHDVETNGIGYVTALFDLSEIEEELLPYAGILQSVLGIIDTEHYGYGELFNEINVHTGGIGTSLELYTDVTKVKEKEFRATFEIKGKALYPKLDVLFAMMREILMESKLGDEKRLKEILSMLKTRLQTSFLSAGHTTAVLRSLSYTSPIARFRDITSGIGFYEVVKDLEENFEERKELLIENLKKIAGRIFRKENLMLSYTSAQEGLAVLEKAVPQFADSLHTGEKESHGQCIIHCKKRNEGFRTSSKVQYVARTGNFIDGGAEYTGALQILKVILSYDYLWQNVRVKGGAYGCMSGFNRIGEGYLVSYRDPNLEKTMEIYEGVVDYLKNFDIDDRDMNKFIIGTISNLDRPMNPAAKGSRSLNLYMNRITEEMIRREREQILDAQQEDIRGLATVLEAVLAAGELCVIGSEEKIEDAKEMFGEIRTL, encoded by the coding sequence ATGAGCATATATGATCTGACAGCATATGAAGTACTTCAGCAGGAAGATTTATCTGATTTGAAGTCCAAAGGAACGCTTCTGAAGCATAAAAAGAGTGGTGCGAGAGTACTTCTGATGGAGAATGATGATGAAAATAAGGTCTTTACGATCGGTTTCCGTACGCCTCCGTCCGACAGCACGGGAGTTCCGCATATTATGGAACATTCAGTTCTGTGCGGATCGAGAGAATTTCCGGTGAAAGATCCTTTTGTCGAGCTGGTAAAGGGATCTTTGAATACATTTCTGAACGCAATGACGTATCCTGACAAGACGGTTTATCCGGTTGCAAGCTGCAATGATAAGGATTTTCAGAATCTGATGCATGTGTATATGGATGCGGTATTTTATCCGGATATCTACAAGCAGGATAAGACTTTCCGCCAGGAAGGCTGGAGCTATAAACTGGATGATCCGGATGGGGAACTGACGATCAGCGGAGTTGTATATAACGAGATGAAAGGAGCGTACTCTTCACCGGAAGGTGTGCTGGACCGCGTGATCCAGAGTTCGCTTTTTACGGATACGACTTATGCAGTTGATTCAGGTGGAGATCCTGAGGTGATCCCACAGTTGACTTATGAGCAGTTTTTGGACTTCCACAGAAAGTATTACCACCCATCCAACAGTTATATTTATCTGTATGGCGATATGGATATGGAAGAGAAACTGAGATGGCTGGATGAAAAATATCTTTCTCACTTTGAAAATGAACCGGTTGATTCAGAGATCCATCTGCAAAAGCCATTTACTGAGATGAGAGAAGTAGTTCAGAATTATTCGATTACGAGTGAAGAAAGTGAAGAAGATAATACTTATCTTTCTTATAATAAAGTAGTGGGAACGTCACTGGATGAGAAATTATATCTGGCATTTGAGATTCTGGATTATGCACTGCTGTCTGCACCGGGAGCACCGCTTAAGAAAGCTCTGATCGATGCAGGAATCGGAAAGGATGTATCCGGTTCTTTTGACAGTGGAATCTATCAGCCGGTATTCTCCATTGTTGCAAAGAATGCCAACGTGGAGCAGAAAGAGGCATTTATCAGTACGATTGAGGATACACTGAGAAAAATTGCTGAAGAAGGAATCGATAAAAAGGCACTCCGGGCGGGAATTAATTATCATGAATTCCGTTTCCGGGAGGCAGATTTCGGAAGTTATCCGCGGGGACTGATGTATGGACTCCAGTTATTTGACAGTTGGTTATATGATGAAGAAAAGCCTTTTATCCATATGAAAGCAATCCCGACCTTTGAGTTCCTGAAAGAGCAGGTTGAGACAGGATATTTTGAAGAGCTGATCCGTGAATACATTTTAGACAATCCGCATGGTTCAATCGTGATCATCAGACCGGAACAGGGGATGACGGCACGTATGGATAAGGAACTGGCAGATCGTCTGCAGGCGTATAAAGAGGGCCTTTCAGCAGAAGAAATCGCGGCTCTTGTAAAAGCAACGAAGGAGCTGGAAGCGTATCAGGAAGAAGAGTCTGCACCGGAAGATCTTGCAAAGATACCGGTTCTCGGACGGGAAGATATTTCAAGGGAGATTGCACCAATTTATAATGAAGAGCGTCAGACAGACGGAGTGAAATTGCTTTATCACGATGTGGAGACGAATGGGATCGGATATGTGACAGCTCTGTTCGATCTTTCGGAAATCGAAGAAGAACTGCTTCCATATGCAGGAATCCTGCAGAGTGTTCTCGGCATCATTGATACAGAGCATTATGGATACGGAGAACTTTTCAATGAGATCAATGTGCATACCGGTGGAATCGGAACTTCACTGGAGCTGTATACAGATGTGACAAAAGTGAAAGAAAAAGAGTTCCGTGCAACGTTTGAAATCAAAGGAAAAGCACTTTATCCGAAGCTGGATGTACTTTTTGCCATGATGCGTGAGATCCTGATGGAGTCGAAGCTGGGAGATGAAAAGCGTCTGAAAGAAATTTTATCCATGCTGAAGACAAGACTTCAGACCTCTTTCCTTTCAGCCGGACATACGACAGCAGTACTGCGTTCACTTTCCTACACTTCTCCGATCGCAAGATTCAGGGATATTACCAGTGGAATTGGATTTTATGAAGTTGTAAAAGATCTGGAAGAGAATTTTGAAGAAAGAAAAGAACTGTTGATCGAAAATTTGAAAAAGATCGCAGGACGTATTTTCAGAAAAGAGAATCTTATGCTCAGTTATACTTCCGCACAGGAGGGACTTGCAGTACTGGAAAAAGCAGTGCCACAGTTTGCAGATTCACTTCATACGGGAGAAAAAGAGAGCCACGGACAGTGCATCATCCACTGTAAGAAGAGAAATGAGGGCTTCAGAACTTCCTCCAAAGTCCAGTATGTGGCAAGGACCGGTAACTTTATTGATGGTGGAGCAGAATATACGGGTGCATTGCAGATTCTGAAAGTCATTTTAAGTTATGATTATCTGTGGCAGAATGTACGTGTAAAAGGAGGAGCGTATGGCTGTATGAGCGGCTTTAACCGGATCGGAGAGGGGTATTTAGTTTCTTACAGAGATCCGAATCTTGAAAAGACGATGGAAATTTACGAAGGAGTCGTAGATTATCTGAAGAATTTTGATATAGATGACAGAGATATGAATAAGTTTATTATCGGTACGATCAGTAATTTAGACCGTCCGATGAATCCGGCGGCAAAGGGCAGCCGCTCATTGAATCTGTATATGAACCGGATTACAGAAGAGATGATCCGCAGGGAAAGAGAACAGATCCTGGATGCACAGCAGGAGGATATCCGTGGACTGGCAACAGTACTGGAGGCGGTATTGGCAGCCGGAGAATTGTGTGTGATCGGAAGCGAGGAGAAGATCGAAGACGCGAAGGAAATGTTTGGAGAGATCAGGACACTTTAA
- the era gene encoding GTPase Era, with protein sequence MKENFKSGFVTLIGRPNVGKSTLMNHLIGQKIAITSNKPQTTRNRIQTVLTTEEGQIVFVDTPGIHKAKNKLGEYMVNIAERSLNEVDVVLWLVEPSNFIGAGEKHIIEQLKKVKTPVILVINKIDMVKREEILAFIDTYRKEYDFAEIVPVSARTGDNTDELVKVILNYLPYGPQFYDEDTVTDQPERQIVAELIREKALHCLNEEIPHGIAVAIDQMKMNKKVCHIDATIICERDSHKGIIIGKQGSMLKKIGSTARYEIERLLDCKVNLKLWVKVQKNWRDSDYMMKNFGYREDDMS encoded by the coding sequence ATGAAAGAAAACTTTAAGTCAGGATTTGTAACTTTGATCGGAAGACCGAATGTGGGAAAGTCAACCTTGATGAACCATCTGATCGGACAGAAGATCGCAATTACGTCAAATAAACCGCAGACGACAAGAAACCGCATCCAGACAGTGCTTACAACGGAGGAGGGGCAGATTGTGTTTGTGGACACTCCGGGAATCCATAAGGCAAAAAATAAACTGGGCGAATATATGGTGAATATTGCAGAGCGTTCTTTAAATGAAGTAGATGTAGTGCTTTGGCTTGTTGAACCATCTAATTTTATCGGAGCGGGAGAAAAGCATATCATTGAGCAGTTGAAGAAGGTAAAGACACCGGTTATTCTTGTTATCAATAAGATCGATATGGTAAAAAGAGAAGAAATTCTGGCTTTTATTGATACGTATAGAAAAGAATATGATTTTGCAGAGATCGTTCCGGTTTCTGCAAGGACAGGAGATAATACGGATGAGCTTGTAAAAGTCATTTTGAATTATCTGCCGTACGGTCCGCAGTTTTATGATGAAGATACGGTCACAGATCAGCCGGAGCGACAGATTGTTGCAGAATTGATCCGTGAGAAGGCATTACATTGTCTGAATGAAGAAATTCCGCATGGAATTGCAGTGGCGATCGATCAGATGAAGATGAATAAGAAAGTATGCCATATTGATGCAACGATTATCTGCGAACGGGATTCACATAAGGGAATTATTATCGGAAAGCAGGGAAGTATGCTGAAAAAGATCGGAAGCACAGCACGGTATGAGATTGAACGGCTTTTAGACTGCAAAGTGAATCTGAAACTTTGGGTAAAAGTGCAGAAAAACTGGCGTGACAGTGATTATATGATGAAAAACTTTGGATACAGGGAGGATGATATGTCGTAA